In Cervus canadensis isolate Bull #8, Minnesota chromosome 6, ASM1932006v1, whole genome shotgun sequence, one DNA window encodes the following:
- the SPESP1 gene encoding sperm equatorial segment protein 1, whose amino-acid sequence MMPMKFLVLIVALLLWPSSLPAYRRVTVTPDEEQNLNHYVQVLQNLILSVPTKEPGRQKKSKSPNNVNSIGPRVSRVKEINYTHDVSPGDNDVLINPVSEETTTFPTRGFTLEIDKKKRTKSTAFWSIKPNNVSVVLHAKEPYIEKDEPEPEPEPEPEPEPEPTERRTEAPQQVPSVTEPSQDVTSLSRSTDFDTVMEEEDVPQLSGDNGMDYLESHDVYNEDVLKRIADINSQLHHIPLPESYKPEYRADIRASKEHLKRSLALAVAAEHKLEKMYKSQMLPQGRSSGGVYDIVTVINMLYNSRYKLSEYLDIKYVPSEMRGKATVVVRTLKKILCVGHGEETHNLLKQLLNNNIKILHILDTHDKDDSS is encoded by the coding sequence gagtAACTGTGACGCCTGATGAAGAACAAAACTTGAATCATTATGTACAAGTTTTACAGAACCTAATACTAAGTGTTCCCACTAAGGAGCCAGGTCGTCAGAAAAAATCAAAGTCTCCAAATAATGTTAATTCCATAGGACCGAGAGTATCAAGAGTTAAGGAGATAAATTATACACATGATGTAAGTCCAGGTGACAATGATGTTTTAATCAATCCTGTCAGTGAAGAAACTACAACTTTCCCTACTAGGGGCTTCACCCTGGAAATAGACAAGAAAAAACGTACTAAAAGCACAGCATTCTGGTCGATTAAACCAAAtaatgtttctgttgttttacatGCAAAAGAGCCTTATATTGAGAAGGACGAGCCAGAGCCAGAGCCAGAGCCAGAGCCAGAGCCAGAGCCAGAGCCAACTGAACGTCGCACTGAGGCACCACAGCAAGTGCCAAGTGTTACTGAACCAAGCCAAGACGTCACCTCTTTAAGTAGGAGCACTGACTTTGACACCGTCATGGAAGAAGAAGATGTTCCTCAGCTCTCAGGTGACAATGGAATGGATTATCTTGAATCACATGATGTGTATAATGAAGACGTTTTGAAAAGAATTGCAGACATTAATTCACAGTTGCATCACATACCTCTTCCTGAGAGCTACAAGCCAGAATATAGAGCGGACATTCGAGCCTCTAAAGAACACCTAAAACGAAGCCTTGCtctagcagtagcagcagaacataaattagaaaaaatgtataaatccCAGATGTTACCACAAGGACGAAGCAGTGGTGGAGTTTATGACATTGTAACTGTTATTAACATGCTGTATAATTCTAGATATAAATTATCTGAATATTTAGATATAAAATATGTTCCATCAGAGATGAGAGGGAAAGCTACTGTAGTAGTCCGTACATTGAAAAAAATACTATGTGTTGGTCATGGAGAAGAAACTCACAACCTCCTTAAGcagttattaaataataatataaaaattttacacATACTTGATACTCATGACAAAGATGATTCAAGCTAA